From Fusarium musae strain F31 chromosome 8, whole genome shotgun sequence:
TTGCCCCGGATTCGCTCCGTGCCATATCGTCGATCCACAAGAACTATCGCCGCATAATCGCCCCGGTGCCGGATTGCACGGCCGATACTCTGGTTAACTGCCCGCATACAAGCGTTTTCGTAAAAGTCTCTCGCTGTCTGCTTGCCTTTACTTATAGCTTCTTCTTTCGCCACGCCTTGCGCCGTGAGGTTGTTTTGTGTCGTTGTCTCGATGTACTCGATTTTTGCTTTCCAATCTGGTGATGCGATGTTGGGATAGGGTAATCCGATTACTATGACGCATCGACCGAGACGGTCGGAGAAGTTGATGCCTTCTGACATCTTACCACCTACgacactgagaagaagggcgcCTTTGCCGTTGCTCTTCTCGCCGAGGATGGCGTCGGAGTATTCTTGGAGGACCTCATCGCTTGATGCGCCCCTTGATTCTTTGAAGAGTGCTTTTCGTGAGGCCAGTCGATCCCAGATTGGCTGTGCATTCCCCTGACTCTTTTGCCAAACAGCTACCACCTCATCAAGATATCCATAGCTGGGGAAAAAGATAACGACACCATCGGGGACTAATGAGCAGAGGTTCAGAATGGCAATGCCCAGCTGCGTTATCATTTGTGTATCGCCTCGTTTCTGGAAGCTAAACTCAAAGGGTGGTGCCCCAGGCCTTGACGAGGCCAGTGTCCAGACGCAGAGGTTCTCGGGCGGAATGACATGTCCACAACTGAGAGTGGTGATTTTTTCTTGTTTCAGTGATGGGAATAGGTGGTCCTTGTAATCGTCAAATGGCGACATTGTACCTCCTGCAAGCACAACTGCTCTCGCACTAGACGCGATAGATGAGAATGCGTAAGTCGGGGATAAGAGCAAGTAAGAAAGTTGTATGTCAAGGTTTGGCCCCTTGATCTTTTGGTAGAATATTCGTCCCTCGGAGCTGAGATTGGTGGAGGCGATGAGGAATGATACTAGGGTGTGAAGAACTGGCGAACTGgatcttggtgttttggagtTTGTATCCTCGCTCTCGACATGGGATATGTAACTTTCGATCTTGAAGGCAAGCTTTGACTCCTGGATGTACTGAATGAGCTCAAACATGTTGATCTGGTCAATACCTTTTGATCGGGTCAAGTCGTTGGGGTCCACGATACCATGTTCTTGCTAGCAGGACATCAGTAAATGCGATTTGATCAGTGGCAGTAGActgaccttgaacttgagtgccccatccatccactcGCTTAGACCATCAATGACTCTTCCCACTCTCCCAACATTGACTCGATTGACGCTTTTGAGTTTCTTGCCAAACTTCTTCACATAAACGCCCAACATGGCGCGTCCTCTTCGCAGATCGCTCAGCTTAATCTCAGCCGCATGCACATTTGCCACCGCATCCATGATATTATGCGCCTCATCGATAATAACAACACTTCCCTCCAGCTTGACGCCAAGCGCATCTCTGGCGCTCCTCTGCAGCAGTAAAGGGTACGGGAGTGTAATGATCTCAGCGCCTGGTAAGGCAGTTCGCGATGCGTAATATGGGCAGACAGAGAGTGATTTGCCAAGTTGATGAAGGTCCTCGATATCGGGCAGTGTGGCCAAAGCCGAGTCGCGAAATTGATGTGTCTGAGAAAGTAGATCTTCTTTGGGTACGAAGGGACATTTCTGTCCCGACTTTGGCTGTTGAAGTTCTGAGCACCGGTCGTTGATGGCCTGTACGGACCCAAGGCGTGAGACAGTGGGATTGATGCATAATCTCTGTCGGGATGACAATGGTAGAAGCTTTACTGCTTCTATCTTCGTCTCTTCGCTCTTGGCGAGTGATATTGGCAGTGAAGGTGGAAATGAGGGGCGACGAAGTTCGGTGATGAATTGCGAAAGTTGAGAATGTGTTCTTGACGTGTAATAGATCTATTAATGTTACTAGTCGTACTTTACGGTTCATCGAAGACATTCGCACCTTGATTGGCTCCTCCAAAAGATCATCTTCCTGCTCAGGCTTTTTTGCCCCTCCCAAGCCGATACTCGCAAGGACTTCTCGTGTCTCTTTACTCAAGCCAGAAAGCGCGTCATGAGGTCCAGTGTCGAGATCATCAGGGTCATCAAGCAACcactcgtcatcttcatcttctacGCGTGATCTACTGGGTACGAAGTCTTCAACTCGTCGACGCTTACGGGAACGTTCTTCTTGTGCCTTTTCCTTAAGACGAAGGGTCTCAAGACGCTTTTCTCGATCTTCCCAGCGGGTAACGAGCTCTTCGCGCTTGCGGCGGAGAAGCTGCTCAACAAGCCATGACGGTTCATCCTTATAAGCTTCCGCTGATTCTTGGATAGATGCTTCTAATTGATTGGATTTGTGGTTGCGGAGCCAAGTTAGTGAGGCGCAGATCAATGACAGTGACTTCCCCTATTCGATGTTAGTATTTCTGGTAGGACGACGAATTGGAGAGTCAAGGCTAATCAATGCAGTATCATAATATCCGTCTCAGCCTTGGGCAGCACTCACTGTACCAGTCGGGCTCTCCAATATGCCAACCTGCCCATTACCAGTCTCCAAAATATTGTAAACAGCCTTCATAAACTGCTCTTGAACATCATAAGGTGTATACGGGTGATGAAAGTTTAActtttcaagatcttgcGTGACTTTATCCACTTCGGATTGCGCCATCTTGGTTAAATAACATCACTTCCCAGTTGATCGAGGACCAGAGTCACCGCGCTTCAGTCGCGTCTTAAAAGCATCAGTTACCCTTGAGCCCATCACTGGTGGGTCCTCACCGAGTCTCACCACGGTCAATCCACGAGATCACCTGACCCGCTAAAATTGGAAAGAACGCAAGTCGGCCCCGCTTTCCCACAGCCATTTTCTTAGGGTTGCTTTGCCCTCGTCTAGATTTTCGGCTCTTGCTAGCTTTACAGGATATCACCCTCCATTTCGAAGTTTCGACTGTGAACAATCGGACAAGTCGACAACCACAGCCGTCACCATGCCTACCCGTACTTCAAAGACCCGCAAGCAGTATGTCCTCATCCCCCTCGCCGTCGACGAGGTTGGTCGTTGAGAGAGACCGCGTCCGTTTCTGTCTTCCTTAGGGAAAATTAGAGATAGACCGCTGGAGCTCACAATAATCGCCCTTTGTCGGCGGCTGCTCTCGAACCCGACGAGATAAAAAAAACGATGTTATACCGAACTTGAGATGGACTGACTTGTAATTCAGCCGCGGTCACGTTTCCGCCGGTAAGGGACGTGTCGGAAAGCACCGCAAGCACCCCGGTGGTCGTGGTCTTGCTGGTGGtcagcaccaccaccgtACCAACATGGACAAGGTACGACAGCGCGATTGAAGCGAAGACTTGGACCAGATTTTGGCTAACTCATTAACAGTACCATCCCGGTTACTTCGGTAAGGTTGGTATGCGATACTTCCACAAGCAGCCCAACCACTTCTGGAagcccatcatcaacctcgacaagCTGTGGTCTCTCGTCCCCCAGGAGACCCGTGACGCCTACGTCTCcggcgagaagaaggacaccGTCCCCGTCCTCGACCTCCTCCCCCTCGGTTACTCCAAGGTCCTCGGCAAGGGCCGTCTCCCCGAGATCCCTCTGGTCGTCCGCGCCCGCTGGGTCAGCCGCCTTGCTGAGCAGAAGATCAAGCAGGCCGGTGGTGTCGTCGAGCTTGTCGCTTAAGCAAGCAACTGTTCTCTAAATGTTGTGCTTGCTTAGGAGTCGGTTGGGCTTGTATGGGAATTTTcgcaaaaggaaaaaagaatcTCCAACCCGCGAACAACGGGCAATGGATGACAGGTCTCCTGTGAGCAGGGACCTAGGTCGGTCGGCTTCGGGCATTGCATCAGGGACTCTTGCAAGGAGTTAACGAAATAAAAATCGATTTTCGCCCATGATTACGAATGACgaaaccttttttaatacaTTGTGATCGTGCTATTGATGTCCTTGTATCTATTCCCGTGAAACTTTTGTAACACTGGGTATGTTGGGCTATGTACCAGATATCTAGCCAACCACTTCCATAACACCGTACTCAAACCAACGCCTTTCCATGCTTCTATGATTACATTAGTGATACATAATTCTTTCAATGCCCCGCCATTGCTTGCTCGTTCTCTTGCCTCTCAGCCTCAATTTCacccaagagaagaaaatcGTGGTTCAATGCTTCCGCAGCTGTTATTCTCCTGCCAGGATCCAGCTCCATACACCATTCGAGAAAGTTGATGGCCAACTTTTCCTCTCCTGTTAGAGGCTTTTCATCGCCTCTGCATGTGCTCCacatgatgatcttctccATTGAGAAGCCTCCTTGACCAACGGTGGGGATGCTGGTCTCGAAGACACACCCATGTAGTAAGCCTGCAGCCTTCATGCGTTTAGTACCAAAGATAGTCGCTATCTCAATCATGGCCTCAACGTCGTCAGCCGAATTGAAGAATGGGAAGCGCTTAGATAGAATGGTAAGTAAGATAACGCCGGCAGACCAGATGTCGATCGATGTAGTTTGCTCTGTGCACTTGAAGAGAACCTCAGGAGCACGGAAACCTCTTGTTCCAGCGCGATTGGCACGTCGGGATGACCGTGTGTCAGACTTGGGATATCCTGCTTGGGGAGTCGCAGCATTCTGTGCCCAGACTGAGTTTGTTTGGCGATGCTTTCGGACTTCTCGGGACTCGTGACATAGACAAGGCTTGGCATCAGACCCTTCCCTCTCGGCAAGACCAAAATCGACCAAGACACCGCGCTGTGTACCTGGGTCGTACAGAAAATTGGTGGGCTTGATGTCTCGGTGCAGAATCTTGTGATCATGAACACTTTTCAGGGCGGTGAAGAGTTCTCGAAGGTAAACAGAGATCTCTGTAATAGTCAAGTCGCGAAAGTACGTGCGGAAGTCTCCGTGTCGAAAGTAAGGCAGGATAGCCACGACCTGGTCGGTTTCGCGGAATGCGGTGATCAGAGGACAGACAGAGGGGCATTGGCGTAGATCGTGGAGTAATTCAAGCTCGTTGAGAATTCGCGAGGGACTTGACGTGACGtagatcttcttgatggcgacGTAACGTGCCTTGCGACGGGGACGGTGAGACACAGGACTGTCAGTTGCATTGGGCGGTGGTGTCCATTTTGACGAATCGTCTTCGTAGTCCCAGCTGTTGTCGTAGTGGTCGTACATAATATCCTCGGCTTTGTAGACGGTAGAGAATGTTCCTGGCAACATTGGTTAACCTCAATGAGACGCAGATGGGAGAAAAGGGGATGTACCTTCACCGATGCGTTTGATCAGGCGATACCGATTGCGAAAACCAGGAAAGTCATTCTGTAACTTGTCCATGTCTGCTTGGACGGTTCGGTCAACGGCTTCGTCTTCggactcctcctcctcttcttcctcttcctcctggggCTCttgttggggttgttggTTTTGCATTTTCTGaatgtgatgttgttgattcgCCTGCTGTACTGACTCAACGCGTTCGTCTTCATCTATCGGAGCTGCCTCTTCAGTGCGCTCCTCCTCTGCCATCATCTCCGTATCCTCCGTCCTCAAATCCTCATGGATATCGAAGTGCTCTTCAACATGCTGATGAACCGCGGCGCTCATGATCGCTTTGTAATACAGAAAATGTACCCAGTAAAAAGGAACCTCACTTCAGCCACTTCGAACTCTCACAGGCAAAAACAAACTTgagcaaaagaacaagactttGTTATTGGTCCTTCAGAGCATTCACGGGTTGCAAATGCAGTTGAAGTTGGAGGGGCTTAAAGATTAAAGCCAGCCTCGATGGATGGTTGCAG
This genomic window contains:
- a CDS encoding hypothetical protein (EggNog:ENOG41); translated protein: MAQSEVDKVTQDLEKLNFHHPYTPYDVQEQFMKAVYNILETGNGQVGILESPTGTGKSLSLICASLTWLRNHKSNQLEASIQESAEAYKDEPSWLVEQLLRRKREELVTRWEDREKRLETLRLKEKAQEERSRKRRRVEDFVPSRSRVEDEDDEWLLDDPDDLDTGPHDALSGLSKETREVLASIGLGGAKKPEQEDDLLEEPIKVRMSSMNRKIYYTSRTHSQLSQFITELRRPSFPPSLPISLAKSEETKIEAVKLLPLSSRQRLCINPTVSRLGSVQAINDRCSELQQPKSGQKCPFVPKEDLLSQTHQFRDSALATLPDIEDLHQLGKSLSVCPYYASRTALPGAEIITLPYPLLLQRSARDALGVKLEGSVVIIDEAHNIMDAVANVHAAEIKLSDLRRGRAMLGVYVKKFGKKLKSVNRVNVGRVGRVIDGLSEWMDGALKFKQEHGIVDPNDLTRSKGIDQINMFELIQYIQESKLAFKIESYISHVESEDTNSKTPRSSSPVLHTLVSFLIASTNLSSEGRIFYQKIKGPNLDIQLSYLLLSPTYAFSSIASSARAVVLAGGTMSPFDDYKDHLFPSLKQEKITTLSCGHVIPPENLCVWTLASSRPGAPPFEFSFQKRGDTQMITQLGIAILNLCSLVPDGVVIFFPSYGYLDEVVAVWQKSQGNAQPIWDRLASRKALFKESRGASSDEVLQEYSDAILGEKSNGKGALLLSVVGGKMSEGINFSDRLGRCVIVIGLPYPNIASPDWKAKIEYIETTTQNNLTAQGVAKEEAISKGKQTARDFYENACMRAVNQSIGRAIRHRGDYAAIVLVDRRYGTERIRGKLPGWIRGGLVKDSHEKGLGGLMGAVGGFFRGKKSKSQNQ
- the 60S_2 gene encoding 60s acidic ribosomal protein P2 (EggNog:ENOG41), translating into MPTRTSKTRKHRGHVSAGKGRVGKHRKHPGGRGLAGGQHHHRTNMDKYHPGYFGKVGMRYFHKQPNHFWKPIINLDKLWSLVPQETRDAYVSGEKKDTVPVLDLLPLGYSKVLGKGRLPEIPLVVRARWVSRLAEQKIKQAGGVVELVA
- a CDS encoding hypothetical protein (EggNog:ENOG41~BUSCO:EOG09262GWQ); the protein is MSAAVHQHVEEHFDIHEDLRTEDTEMMAEEERTEEAAPIDEDERVESVQQANQQHHIQKMQNQQPQQEPQEEEEEEEEESEDEAVDRTVQADMDKLQNDFPGFRNRYRLIKRIGEGTFSTVYKAEDIMYDHYDNSWDYEDDSSKWTPPPNATDSPVSHRPRRKARYVAIKKIYVTSSPSRILNELELLHDLRQCPSVCPLITAFRETDQVVAILPYFRHGDFRTYFRDLTITEISVYLRELFTALKSVHDHKILHRDIKPTNFLYDPGTQRGVLVDFGLAEREGSDAKPCLCHESREVRKHRQTNSVWAQNAATPQAGYPKSDTRSSRRANRAGTRGFRAPEVLFKCTEQTTSIDIWSAGVILLTILSKRFPFFNSADDVEAMIEIATIFGTKRMKAAGLLHGCVFETSIPTVGQGGFSMEKIIMWSTCRGDEKPLTGEEKLAINFLEWCMELDPGRRITAAEALNHDFLLLGEIEAERQENEQAMAGH